In Kitasatospora gansuensis, a genomic segment contains:
- a CDS encoding ABC transporter ATP-binding protein, whose amino-acid sequence MAEPILEVKDLVKHYPLSQGVLFKKQVGAVKAVDGISFELMRGETLGIVGESGCGKSTLAKVLMNLERATAGQVLYKGEDISKLSGAALKAVRRNIQMVFQDPYTSLNPRMTVGDIIGEPYEIHPEVAPKGDRRKAVQDLLDVVGLNPEYINRYPHQFSGGQRQRIGIARGLALKPEIIICDEPVSALDVSVQAQVINLLEQLQTDFELSYMFIAHDLSIVRHISDRVGVMYLGKMVEIGTDEEIYEHATHPYTQALLSAVPVPDPTARANRDRIVLVGDIPSPANPPSGCRFRTRCWKAEERCSTELPLLAVPSLDGPAAHESACHFAAERVLSTV is encoded by the coding sequence ATGGCTGAGCCCATCCTGGAGGTCAAGGACCTGGTCAAGCACTACCCGCTGAGCCAGGGCGTCCTCTTCAAGAAGCAGGTCGGCGCGGTCAAGGCGGTCGACGGCATCTCCTTCGAGCTGATGCGCGGTGAGACGCTGGGCATCGTCGGCGAGTCGGGCTGTGGCAAGTCCACCCTGGCCAAGGTGCTGATGAACCTGGAGCGGGCCACCGCTGGCCAGGTGCTCTACAAGGGCGAGGACATCTCCAAGCTCTCGGGCGCCGCGCTGAAGGCCGTCCGCCGCAACATCCAGATGGTGTTCCAGGACCCGTACACCTCGCTGAACCCCCGGATGACGGTGGGCGACATCATCGGCGAGCCGTACGAGATCCATCCGGAGGTGGCGCCGAAGGGCGACCGGCGGAAGGCCGTTCAGGATCTGCTGGACGTGGTGGGGCTGAACCCGGAGTACATCAACCGGTACCCGCACCAGTTCTCCGGCGGTCAGCGCCAGCGGATCGGCATCGCCCGTGGCCTCGCGCTCAAGCCCGAGATCATCATCTGTGACGAGCCGGTCTCCGCGCTGGACGTCTCGGTGCAGGCCCAGGTGATCAACCTGCTGGAGCAGCTGCAGACCGACTTCGAGCTGTCGTACATGTTCATCGCGCACGACCTCTCGATCGTCCGGCACATCTCCGACCGGGTCGGCGTGATGTACCTCGGCAAGATGGTCGAGATCGGCACCGACGAAGAGATCTACGAGCACGCCACCCACCCGTACACCCAGGCGCTGCTGTCGGCCGTGCCGGTGCCCGACCCGACCGCGCGGGCGAACCGGGACCGGATCGTCCTGGTGGGCGACATCCCCTCGCCGGCCAACCCGCCGAGCGGCTGCCGCTTCCGCACCCGGTGCTGGAAGGCGGAGGAGCGCTGCTCCACCGAGCTGCCGCTGCTCGCCGTGCCGTCGCTGGACGGCCCGGCGGCGCACGAGTCGGCCTGCCACTTCGCCGCGGAGCGAGTGCTCAGCACGGTCTGA
- a CDS encoding ABC transporter ATP-binding protein, whose translation MTTVIEKAQATDRLVPGTPLLEVRDLHVEFKTKDGIAKAVNGVNYSVSAGETLAVLGESGSGKSVTAQTIMGILDMPPGRITSGEILFRGQDMLKMSNEERRQLRGRKIAMIFQDALSSLNPVLSVGYQLGEMFRVHEGASRKEAKAKAIELMDRVRIPAAKQRVGDYPHQFSGGMRQRIMIAMALALEPDLIIADEPTTALDVTVQAQVMDLLAELQAEYHMGLILITHDLGVVADVADKIAVMYAGRIVETAPVHELYANPAHPYTEGLLRSIPRLDQKGQELYAIQGLPPNLLKVPAGCAFNPRCDRATDLCRTEIPALHQVLDRDGAELAGRKSACHLWKETLHG comes from the coding sequence ATGACCACTGTGATCGAGAAGGCCCAGGCGACCGACCGCCTCGTCCCCGGCACCCCGCTGCTCGAAGTGCGGGACCTGCACGTCGAGTTCAAGACCAAGGACGGCATCGCCAAGGCCGTCAACGGCGTCAACTACAGCGTCAGCGCGGGCGAGACCCTCGCGGTGCTGGGTGAGTCCGGTTCCGGTAAGTCCGTCACCGCGCAGACCATCATGGGCATCCTGGACATGCCGCCCGGCCGGATCACCTCCGGGGAGATCCTGTTCCGCGGCCAGGACATGCTCAAGATGAGCAACGAGGAGCGCCGGCAGCTGCGCGGCCGGAAGATCGCGATGATCTTCCAGGACGCGCTGTCCTCGCTCAACCCGGTGCTCAGCGTGGGTTACCAGCTCGGCGAGATGTTCCGGGTGCACGAGGGCGCCTCCCGCAAGGAGGCCAAGGCCAAGGCCATCGAGCTGATGGACCGGGTCCGGATCCCCGCCGCCAAGCAGCGGGTCGGTGACTACCCGCACCAGTTCTCCGGCGGCATGCGCCAGCGGATCATGATCGCGATGGCGCTGGCCCTGGAGCCCGACCTGATCATCGCGGACGAGCCCACCACCGCCCTGGACGTGACGGTGCAGGCCCAGGTGATGGACCTGCTGGCGGAGCTTCAGGCCGAGTACCACATGGGTCTGATCCTGATCACCCACGACCTCGGCGTGGTCGCCGACGTCGCGGACAAGATCGCCGTCATGTACGCCGGCCGGATCGTCGAGACCGCCCCGGTGCACGAGCTGTACGCCAACCCGGCGCATCCGTACACCGAGGGCCTGCTCCGCTCGATCCCGCGGCTGGACCAGAAGGGCCAGGAGCTCTACGCGATCCAGGGCCTGCCGCCCAACCTGCTGAAGGTGCCCGCCGGTTGCGCCTTCAACCCGCGCTGCGACCGGGCCACCGACCTGTGCCGCACCGAGATCCCCGCGCTGCACCAGGTGCTCGACCGGGACGGCGCCGAGCTCGCCGGCCGCAAGAGCGCCTGCCACCTCTGGAAGGAGACCCTCCATGGCTGA
- a CDS encoding ABC transporter permease, whose product MPDLIEKKTAAKIPAQSGSSAPAPKPEKARSLGSDAWDDLRRRPIFLISAALILVLIVMTVAPGLFTSVDPRAGDLRNHYLSHPNYSHLFQADWFGYDGQGRSIYARVVHGARASIIVGICVTAAVTLTGGFIGMLAGYFGGWLDTLLSRVTDIFFGIPLLLGCLVVLNAFTERTVWSVVFALTALGWTQMARVMRGSVITVKQADYVTAAKALGAGTGRIMLKHILPNAIAPVIVVATIALGGYIATEATLSFLGIGLQDPTISWGIDINSAQKVIRTAPFALFFPAGMLSLTVLAFIMMGDAVRDALDPKLR is encoded by the coding sequence ATGCCTGACCTGATCGAGAAGAAGACCGCCGCCAAGATCCCGGCCCAGAGCGGCAGTTCGGCCCCCGCGCCGAAGCCGGAGAAGGCCCGCAGCCTCGGCTCGGACGCCTGGGACGACCTGCGCCGCCGCCCGATCTTCCTGATCTCGGCCGCGCTGATCCTGGTGCTGATCGTGATGACCGTGGCTCCCGGCCTGTTCACCTCGGTGGACCCGCGCGCCGGCGACCTGCGCAACCACTACCTGAGCCACCCGAACTACAGCCACCTCTTCCAGGCGGACTGGTTCGGCTACGACGGCCAGGGCCGCTCGATCTACGCCCGCGTGGTGCACGGCGCCCGCGCCTCGATCATCGTCGGCATCTGCGTCACCGCCGCGGTGACCCTGACCGGTGGCTTCATCGGCATGCTGGCCGGCTACTTCGGCGGCTGGCTGGACACCCTGCTGTCCCGGGTGACCGACATCTTCTTCGGCATCCCGCTGCTGCTCGGCTGCCTGGTGGTGCTGAACGCTTTCACCGAGCGCACCGTCTGGTCCGTGGTCTTCGCGCTCACCGCGCTCGGCTGGACCCAGATGGCCCGCGTGATGCGCGGTTCGGTGATCACGGTCAAGCAGGCCGACTACGTCACCGCCGCGAAGGCGCTCGGCGCCGGTACCGGTCGGATCATGCTCAAGCACATCCTGCCGAACGCGATCGCCCCGGTGATCGTGGTGGCCACCATCGCGCTGGGCGGCTACATCGCTACCGAGGCGACGCTGAGCTTCCTGGGTATCGGTCTGCAGGACCCGACCATCTCCTGGGGCATCGACATCAACTCGGCCCAGAAGGTGATCCGTACCGCCCCGTTCGCGCTGTTCTTCCCGGCCGGGATGCTCAGCCTCACGGTGCTGGCCTTCATCATGATGGGCGACGCCGTGCGTGACGCCCTCGACCCGAAGCTGCGCTGA
- a CDS encoding ABC transporter permease: MGRFVARRLLQMIPVFLGTTALIFFMVRVLPGDPVAAMWGDKAPDPAQLAAFKHKLGLDLPWYQQYFDYMGNLFTGNFGETMAGRQVIDVISEALPVTIRLALMAFAIEIVFGVGIGLLAGLKRGRFADKSTLVFTLILISIPVPVLGYLFQTLFADQLKWVTPTVQDSMNLGQLLLPAVVLGSLSLAYVARLSRTSIVENIRADYIRTATAKGLPRRKIIGTHLLRNSMIPVVTFLGTDLGALMGGAIVTEGIFNVKGVGNALFRAINQKEGATVVGFVVVLVIVYLVASLIVDLLYAVLDPRIRYA, translated from the coding sequence ATGGGGCGCTTTGTCGCGAGGCGACTGCTCCAAATGATCCCGGTCTTCCTCGGGACCACCGCGCTGATCTTCTTCATGGTCCGCGTACTCCCCGGAGACCCGGTCGCCGCGATGTGGGGCGACAAGGCGCCGGACCCGGCTCAGCTCGCCGCCTTCAAGCACAAGCTGGGGCTCGACCTGCCGTGGTACCAGCAGTACTTCGACTACATGGGCAACCTGTTCACCGGCAACTTCGGTGAGACCATGGCGGGCCGTCAGGTGATCGACGTGATCTCCGAGGCGCTGCCGGTCACCATCCGGCTGGCCCTGATGGCCTTCGCCATCGAGATCGTCTTCGGCGTCGGCATCGGCCTGCTGGCCGGGCTCAAGCGCGGCAGGTTCGCCGACAAGAGCACCCTGGTCTTCACCCTGATCCTGATCTCGATCCCGGTGCCGGTGCTCGGCTACCTGTTCCAGACGCTCTTCGCGGACCAGCTCAAGTGGGTCACGCCGACCGTCCAGGACTCGATGAACCTGGGTCAACTGCTGCTTCCCGCCGTGGTGCTGGGCTCGCTCTCGCTGGCGTACGTGGCCCGGCTGAGCCGCACCTCGATCGTGGAGAACATCCGCGCCGACTACATCCGCACCGCGACGGCCAAGGGCCTGCCGCGTCGGAAGATCATCGGCACCCACCTGCTGCGCAACTCGATGATCCCGGTCGTCACCTTCCTCGGCACCGACCTCGGCGCCCTGATGGGCGGCGCGATCGTGACCGAGGGCATCTTCAACGTGAAGGGTGTCGGGAACGCGCTGTTCCGCGCGATCAACCAGAAGGAAGGCGCGACGGTCGTCGGCTTCGTGGTCGTCCTGGTCATCGTCTACCTCGTCGCCAGCCTGATCGTCGACCTGCTCTACGCGGTCCTGGACCCGAGGATTCGGTATGCCTGA